A region of Streptomyces paludis DNA encodes the following proteins:
- a CDS encoding branched-chain amino acid ABC transporter substrate-binding protein yields the protein MRHRSLFIITTAVTAGALTLSACGSRDDSDGGSSGGGDTTVVIGLDAPLSGDLSALGQGIKNSADLAIKNANKNKEVPGVTFKLEALDDVAQAATGQQNATKFVGNDKVLGVVGPLNSSVGQSMQAVFESAGLVVVSPATTNPSLTQGQAWESGTKKRDFKTYFRTATTDAVQGPFAAQYMYNKKKLKKVYVIDDKKTYGAGLAATFTKEFKKLGGTVVGTDHINPEDKDFAAVASKVAAQKADFVYYGGEYPAGGPLASQIKNAGAKIPTVGGDALFSAEYINLAKKNAEGDLASSVGAPLETLDTAKKFIADYEAAGYKDAYEAYGGYAYDSTWAVIQAIKAVVEKNDGKLPANKEARGQVVEAMQNVSFDGVSGKVGFDEFGDTTNKQLSLYEVKNGKHVAVEVGEFKG from the coding sequence GTGCGTCACCGTTCCTTGTTCATCATCACCACCGCGGTCACCGCAGGAGCGCTTACGCTCTCGGCCTGCGGCTCCCGCGACGACAGCGACGGCGGCAGCAGCGGCGGCGGCGACACCACCGTCGTCATCGGCCTCGACGCACCACTGTCCGGCGACCTCTCCGCGCTCGGCCAGGGCATCAAGAACTCGGCCGACCTCGCCATCAAGAACGCCAACAAGAACAAAGAAGTCCCCGGGGTGACCTTCAAGCTGGAGGCCCTCGACGACGTAGCCCAGGCGGCCACCGGCCAGCAGAACGCCACCAAGTTCGTCGGCAACGACAAGGTTCTCGGCGTCGTCGGCCCCCTGAACTCCAGCGTCGGCCAGTCGATGCAGGCCGTCTTCGAGAGCGCCGGCCTCGTCGTCGTCTCTCCCGCCACCACCAACCCCTCCCTCACCCAGGGCCAGGCGTGGGAGAGCGGCACCAAGAAGCGCGACTTCAAGACGTACTTCCGTACCGCCACGACGGACGCCGTCCAGGGCCCGTTCGCCGCGCAGTACATGTACAACAAGAAGAAGCTCAAGAAGGTCTACGTCATCGACGACAAGAAGACCTACGGAGCCGGCCTCGCGGCCACCTTCACCAAGGAGTTCAAGAAGCTCGGCGGCACCGTGGTCGGCACCGACCACATCAACCCCGAGGACAAGGACTTCGCCGCGGTCGCCAGCAAGGTCGCCGCCCAGAAGGCCGACTTCGTCTACTACGGCGGCGAGTACCCCGCCGGCGGCCCCCTCGCCAGCCAGATCAAGAACGCCGGCGCCAAGATCCCCACCGTCGGCGGCGACGCGCTCTTCAGCGCCGAGTACATCAACCTCGCCAAGAAGAACGCCGAAGGCGACCTCGCCAGCTCCGTCGGCGCCCCGCTGGAGACCCTCGACACGGCGAAGAAGTTCATCGCCGACTACGAGGCCGCCGGCTACAAGGACGCCTACGAGGCGTACGGCGGCTACGCCTATGACTCCACCTGGGCCGTCATCCAGGCCATCAAGGCCGTGGTCGAGAAGAACGACGGCAAGCTCCCGGCCAACAAGGAAGCCCGCGGCCAGGTCGTCGAGGCCATGCAGAACGTCAGCTTCGACGGCGTCTCCGGCAAGGTCGGCTTCGACGAGTTCGGTGACACCACCAACAAGCAGCTCTCCCTCTACGAGGTCAAGAACGGCAAGCACGTCGCCGTCGAGGTAGGCGAGTTCAAGGGCTGA
- a CDS encoding hotdog fold thioesterase: MGEQSTVKFPQEIIDEYAAHGIDLVALFSAGHLGTRMGMRVVEAAVDRVVATLPVEGNTQPYGLLHGGASAVLAETLGSIGAMLHGGIGKIAVGVDLNCTHHRSARSGLVTGVATPIHLGRSTTTYEIVITDEQDRRVCTARLTCLLRDAPGAEK, translated from the coding sequence ATGGGTGAGCAGTCCACCGTCAAGTTCCCGCAGGAGATCATCGACGAGTACGCCGCGCACGGCATCGATCTCGTCGCCCTCTTCTCCGCCGGCCACCTCGGCACCCGTATGGGCATGCGGGTCGTCGAGGCGGCCGTGGACCGCGTCGTCGCGACCCTGCCCGTCGAGGGCAACACCCAGCCCTACGGACTGCTGCACGGCGGCGCCTCCGCCGTCCTCGCCGAGACGCTCGGCTCCATCGGCGCGATGCTCCACGGCGGCATCGGCAAGATCGCCGTGGGCGTGGACCTCAACTGCACCCACCACCGCAGTGCTCGCAGCGGCCTGGTCACGGGGGTCGCCACCCCCATCCACCTGGGCCGATCCACCACCACCTACGAGATCGTCATCACCGACGAGCAGGACAGGCGGGTCTGCACCGCCCGGCTCACCTGCCTGCTGCGCGACGCCCCCGGCGCGGAGAAGTAG
- a CDS encoding lytic transglycosylase domain-containing protein — protein sequence MAALFGSRLRRGATTTAVAAAAIAALSASQAPGAVPVDVGDSRAADVTPPPGTPVSGNSSYYTELPPLKTPAKPSTSIDTQGAGAGTAVGEAEAGIPATLLSAYQRAEQTLSETKPGCNLPWQLLAAIGKVESGHARGGEVDDNGTTLAPIRGPVLNGVGFANIPDTDNGEFDGDTVYDRAVGPMQFIPATWQTWGQDGNGDGRKDPNNVYDAALAAAYYLCAGDRDLSIDKYLHQAILGYNHSREYLHTVLSWLEYYRNGSHEVPDSSGTTPATTGPTAPVTPSPSPSPSAPGTTPKPSTPPKTSPAPTKPGGSGGGTTPTKPGGGTTPPAPGNPGTPTPADPAPTPVATRIEKAGTGTLTAVAGTRFAERAAVRAKDAAGKPVAKTVVRFEIIGDTDALFAAGSATAIAVTGADGTATAPAVQAGERTGDFTIRAIPIVSGVASLDYTATVTARQADALVRTTTGEQTAAPGAEFADRIEVRATYKGVAVAGLAVTAAMITAADGTTPAAGPYFKDAAGEPLRKLTDLTTDANGVLQLPKIFADDAEGTYLLRLETAGGATLTIELTVAAAS from the coding sequence ATGGCAGCGCTATTCGGCAGCCGACTGCGCAGAGGAGCGACCACCACCGCGGTGGCCGCCGCGGCGATCGCGGCACTGTCCGCGTCGCAGGCACCCGGCGCCGTCCCGGTGGACGTGGGCGACTCCCGCGCCGCCGACGTGACCCCGCCGCCCGGCACCCCGGTGTCCGGCAACTCGTCGTACTACACGGAGCTTCCCCCGCTCAAGACGCCCGCCAAGCCCAGCACTTCCATAGACACGCAGGGGGCGGGCGCGGGGACGGCCGTGGGGGAGGCGGAGGCGGGCATACCGGCCACGCTGCTCTCCGCGTACCAGCGGGCGGAGCAGACCCTCAGCGAGACCAAGCCCGGCTGCAATCTGCCGTGGCAGCTGCTCGCCGCGATCGGCAAGGTCGAGTCGGGCCACGCGCGCGGCGGCGAGGTCGACGACAACGGCACCACACTGGCGCCGATCCGCGGCCCGGTCCTCAACGGTGTGGGTTTCGCCAACATCCCCGACACCGACAACGGCGAGTTCGACGGCGACACGGTCTACGACCGGGCCGTCGGCCCCATGCAGTTCATCCCGGCGACCTGGCAGACCTGGGGCCAGGACGGCAACGGGGACGGCCGCAAGGACCCCAACAACGTGTACGACGCGGCGCTGGCCGCCGCGTACTACCTGTGTGCCGGCGACCGCGACCTGTCGATCGACAAGTACCTCCACCAGGCGATCCTGGGCTACAACCACTCGCGGGAGTATCTGCACACGGTCCTGTCCTGGCTGGAGTACTACCGCAACGGCTCGCACGAGGTCCCCGACAGCTCCGGTACGACCCCGGCCACCACCGGCCCCACCGCCCCGGTCACCCCCTCGCCCTCCCCGTCGCCGAGCGCCCCCGGCACCACGCCGAAGCCGAGCACCCCGCCGAAGACCAGCCCCGCCCCCACCAAGCCCGGTGGCTCCGGCGGCGGTACGACCCCCACCAAGCCGGGCGGCGGTACGACACCCCCGGCCCCGGGGAACCCCGGCACCCCCACCCCCGCCGACCCCGCCCCGACCCCCGTGGCCACCCGGATCGAGAAGGCCGGCACGGGCACGCTCACCGCGGTCGCCGGCACCCGCTTCGCCGAGCGGGCCGCCGTACGCGCCAAGGACGCGGCGGGCAAGCCCGTGGCCAAGACGGTCGTCCGGTTCGAGATCATCGGCGACACGGACGCCCTCTTCGCGGCGGGCTCGGCCACCGCGATCGCCGTCACCGGCGCCGACGGCACGGCGACCGCCCCGGCCGTCCAGGCGGGCGAGCGGACGGGCGACTTCACCATCCGGGCCATCCCCATCGTCTCCGGGGTCGCCTCCCTCGACTACACCGCGACCGTCACGGCCCGCCAGGCGGACGCGCTCGTCAGGACCACCACCGGCGAGCAGACGGCCGCGCCCGGCGCGGAGTTCGCCGACCGGATCGAGGTCAGGGCCACCTACAAGGGCGTCGCCGTGGCCGGCCTGGCGGTGACCGCGGCCATGATCACCGCCGCGGACGGCACGACGCCCGCCGCCGGACCGTACTTCAAGGACGCGGCCGGTGAGCCGCTGCGCAAGCTCACCGACCTCACGACCGACGCCAACGGTGTGCTCCAGCTCCCGAAGATCTTCGCCGACGACGCGGAAGGCACGTATCTGCTCCGCCTCGAAACGGCGGGCGGCGCGACGCTGACCATCGAGCTGACGGTCGCCGCGGCGAGCTGA
- the polA gene encoding DNA polymerase I, with protein sequence MAETASKKTADNRPRLLLMDGHSLAYRAFFALPVENFTTASGQPTNAIYGFASMLANTLRDEAPTHFAVAFDVSRKTWRSEEFPEYKANRSKTPDEFKGQVELIGELLDAMRADRFAVDGFEADDVIATLATQAEAAGFEVLIVTGDRDSFQLISEHTTVLYPTKGVSELTRFTPEKVQEKYGLTPAQYPDFAALRGDPSDNLPGIPGVGEKTAAKWINQFGSFDELVARAEEVKGKAGQNFRDHLESVKLNRRLTEMVRDVELPRTPQDLARVPYDRAAVTGVLEVLEIRNPSLRERLLAVDPGAAEDEAPAPAAGVELDGAVLGSGELAPWLAEHGGQPLGVALVDTWSLGAGSVTEVALAAAGGAAGWFDPTVLDEADERAFTAWLADPERPKVMHNAKSAMRVAPEQGWQVGGVTMDTALAAYLVKPGRRSFALDALAVEYLGRELAPAPAADGQLAFGTDEQAEAESLMIQARAVLDLGTAFTERLGEVGATELLHEVELPTSVLLARLERHGIAADRAHLEAMEQQFAGAVQQAVKEAYAAVGHEFNLGSPKQLQEVLFGELGLPKTKKTKTGYTTDADALAWLAGQTEHELPVIMLRHREQAKLRVTVEGLIKSVAPDGRIHTTFNQTVAATGRLSSTDPNLQNIPVRTDEGRAIRRGFVVGAGYESLMTADYSQIELRVMAHLSEDAGLIEAFTSGEDLHTTVASQVFGVAKSAVDSEMRRKIKAMSYGLAYGLSAFGLSQQLNIEAAEARGLMDTFFERFGGVRDYLQRAVVEARATGYTETMLGRRRYLPDLNSDNRQRREMAERMALNAPIQGTAADIVKVAMLKVDRAMTEAGLASRMLLQVHDEIVLEIAPGERDRVEALLRREMAGAVELRAPLDVSVGVGPDWESAAH encoded by the coding sequence GTGGCTGAGACAGCATCGAAGAAGACCGCAGACAACCGTCCCCGCCTGCTCCTCATGGACGGGCACTCCTTGGCGTACCGGGCGTTCTTCGCGCTGCCCGTGGAGAACTTCACGACCGCCTCCGGGCAGCCGACGAACGCCATCTATGGCTTCGCGTCGATGCTGGCGAACACATTGCGTGACGAGGCGCCCACGCATTTCGCCGTCGCGTTCGACGTGTCGCGCAAGACCTGGCGGTCGGAGGAGTTCCCCGAGTACAAGGCGAACCGCTCGAAGACGCCCGACGAGTTCAAGGGGCAGGTCGAGCTGATCGGTGAGCTGCTCGACGCGATGCGCGCGGACCGGTTCGCGGTCGACGGCTTCGAGGCGGACGATGTGATCGCGACGCTCGCCACACAGGCCGAGGCGGCGGGGTTCGAGGTGCTGATCGTCACCGGGGACCGCGACTCCTTCCAGCTGATCAGCGAGCACACGACGGTGCTGTATCCCACCAAGGGTGTCTCGGAGCTGACGCGCTTCACTCCGGAGAAGGTGCAGGAGAAGTACGGGCTGACGCCCGCGCAGTATCCGGACTTCGCGGCCCTGCGCGGCGATCCGTCGGACAACCTGCCCGGTATCCCGGGAGTGGGGGAGAAGACCGCCGCGAAGTGGATCAACCAGTTCGGCTCCTTCGACGAGCTGGTGGCGCGCGCGGAAGAGGTCAAGGGCAAGGCCGGGCAGAACTTCCGGGACCATCTGGAGTCCGTGAAGCTCAACCGCCGGCTGACCGAGATGGTGCGCGATGTCGAGCTGCCCAGGACACCGCAGGACCTGGCCCGCGTCCCGTACGACCGGGCGGCGGTGACCGGTGTGCTGGAGGTCCTGGAGATCCGCAATCCGAGCCTGCGCGAGCGGCTGCTCGCGGTCGACCCGGGCGCGGCCGAGGACGAGGCCCCGGCACCGGCGGCCGGGGTGGAGCTGGACGGCGCGGTCCTGGGCTCCGGCGAGCTGGCGCCCTGGCTGGCGGAGCACGGCGGACAGCCGCTGGGCGTGGCCCTCGTGGACACCTGGTCCCTGGGGGCCGGCAGCGTCACCGAGGTCGCGCTCGCGGCGGCCGGCGGCGCGGCGGGCTGGTTCGACCCGACGGTGCTGGACGAGGCCGACGAGCGGGCGTTCACGGCATGGCTCGCGGACCCGGAGCGCCCCAAGGTCATGCACAACGCGAAGAGCGCCATGCGGGTCGCCCCCGAGCAGGGCTGGCAGGTCGGCGGCGTCACGATGGACACCGCCCTCGCCGCGTACCTGGTCAAGCCGGGCCGCCGCTCGTTCGCCCTCGACGCCCTGGCCGTCGAGTATCTGGGCCGCGAGCTGGCCCCGGCGCCGGCCGCCGACGGACAGCTGGCGTTCGGCACCGACGAGCAGGCCGAGGCCGAGTCGCTGATGATCCAGGCCCGCGCGGTCCTCGATCTCGGTACGGCGTTCACCGAACGGCTGGGCGAGGTCGGTGCCACCGAGCTGCTCCACGAGGTCGAGCTGCCCACCTCCGTCCTGCTCGCCCGGCTCGAACGGCACGGGATCGCCGCCGACCGCGCGCATCTGGAGGCCATGGAGCAGCAGTTCGCGGGCGCCGTCCAGCAGGCGGTGAAGGAGGCGTACGCGGCCGTCGGCCACGAGTTCAACCTCGGCTCGCCCAAGCAGCTCCAGGAAGTCCTCTTCGGCGAGCTGGGTCTGCCGAAGACCAAGAAGACGAAGACCGGCTACACGACGGACGCCGACGCGCTGGCCTGGCTCGCCGGGCAGACCGAGCACGAACTGCCGGTCATCATGCTGCGCCACCGCGAGCAGGCGAAGCTGCGGGTCACCGTCGAGGGCCTGATCAAGTCCGTCGCGCCGGACGGCCGTATCCACACCACCTTCAACCAGACGGTGGCCGCGACGGGCCGGCTCTCCTCCACCGACCCCAACCTCCAGAACATCCCGGTCCGTACGGACGAGGGCCGGGCCATCCGGCGCGGCTTCGTCGTCGGCGCGGGCTACGAATCGCTGATGACGGCGGACTACAGCCAGATCGAGCTGCGGGTGATGGCCCATCTCTCCGAGGACGCGGGCCTGATCGAGGCGTTCACCTCCGGTGAGGATCTGCACACCACGGTCGCCTCGCAGGTGTTCGGGGTGGCGAAGTCCGCCGTTGATTCCGAGATGCGCCGCAAGATCAAGGCGATGTCCTACGGACTGGCCTACGGCCTCTCGGCGTTCGGGCTCTCCCAGCAGCTGAACATCGAGGCGGCCGAGGCCCGCGGGCTGATGGACACCTTCTTCGAGCGGTTCGGCGGAGTACGGGACTACCTCCAGCGCGCCGTGGTGGAGGCCAGGGCCACGGGATACACGGAGACGATGCTCGGGCGCCGCCGCTATCTGCCCGACCTCAACAGCGACAACCGGCAGCGCCGGGAGATGGCCGAGCGGATGGCGCTCAACGCGCCCATCCAGGGCACCGCCGCGGATATCGTCAAGGTCGCCATGCTCAAGGTCGACCGGGCCATGACGGAGGCCGGGCTGGCCTCCCGGATGCTCCTCCAGGTCCACGACGAAATCGTGCTGGAGATCGCCCCGGGCGAGCGCGACCGGGTGGAGGCGCTGCTCCGCCGCGAGATGGCGGGCGCGGTCGAGCTGCGCGCCCCGCTGGATGTGTCGGTGGGCGTGGGCCCGGACTGGGAGTCCGCGGCGCACTGA
- a CDS encoding FdhF/YdeP family oxidoreductase, with protein MATKPPTGDPVQDAPEVTAPQHAAAGIPAIVHTLQIAQRQMGLRRTASTLLKVNQKNGFDCPGCAWPEGDHRHTAEFCENGAKAVAEEATLRRVTPAFFAAHPVSDLATRSGYWLGQQGRITQPMLLDRGPDGTGSDHYEPIGWDRAFAIIAEELTALASPDEALFYTSGRTSNEAAFLLQLFAREFGTNNLPDCSNMCHESSGSALSETIGIGKGSVSLEDIHQADLIIVAGQNPGTNHPRMLSALEKAKGAGAKIISVNPLPEAGMERFKNPQTPQGMLKGTALNDLFLQIRIGGDQALFRLLNRLVLETPGAVDETFIAEHTHGYEEFAAAARAADWDETLAATGLERADIEQALALVLASRRTIVCWAMGLTQHKHSVPTIREVVNFLLLRGNIGRPGAGVCPVRGHSNVQGDRTMGIFERPAPAFLDALDREFGITSPRHHGYDVVRSIEALRDGRAKVFFAMGGNFVAATPDTDVTEAAMRRARLTVHVSTKLNRSHAVTGTRALILPTLGRTDKDVQKGGRQVVTVEDSMGMVHVSRGNLPPASPHLLSEPAIVARLARATLGPASRTPWEDFEKDYATIRDRIARVIPGFEDFNARVARPGGFALPHAPRDERRFPTATGKANFTAAAVEFPALPAGRLLLQTLRSHDQYNTTIYGLDDRYRGIKGGRRIVLVNARDAAELGLADGSYTDLVSEWKDGVERRAPGFRVVHYPTARGCAAAYYPETNVLVPLGATADTSNTPASKSVVVRFEPGERGTPDGEES; from the coding sequence ATGGCGACCAAGCCCCCCACCGGAGATCCCGTCCAGGACGCACCCGAGGTCACCGCCCCGCAGCACGCCGCCGCGGGAATCCCCGCCATCGTCCACACCCTCCAGATCGCCCAGCGCCAGATGGGCCTGCGGCGCACCGCGAGCACCCTGCTCAAGGTGAACCAGAAGAACGGCTTCGACTGCCCCGGCTGCGCCTGGCCCGAGGGCGACCACCGGCACACCGCGGAATTCTGCGAGAACGGCGCCAAGGCCGTCGCCGAGGAAGCCACCCTGCGCCGGGTCACCCCGGCGTTCTTCGCCGCGCACCCCGTCTCCGACCTCGCCACCCGCAGCGGCTACTGGCTCGGCCAGCAGGGCCGTATCACCCAGCCGATGCTGCTGGACCGCGGCCCCGACGGCACCGGGAGCGATCACTACGAACCGATCGGCTGGGACCGCGCCTTCGCGATCATCGCCGAGGAGCTGACCGCCCTCGCCTCCCCCGACGAGGCCCTCTTCTACACCTCCGGCCGCACCAGCAACGAAGCGGCGTTCCTGCTCCAGCTCTTCGCCCGCGAGTTCGGCACGAACAACCTCCCCGACTGCTCCAACATGTGCCACGAGTCGTCCGGCTCCGCGCTCTCGGAGACCATAGGCATCGGCAAGGGCAGCGTCTCCCTCGAAGACATCCACCAGGCCGATCTGATCATCGTCGCCGGACAGAACCCCGGCACCAACCACCCCCGGATGCTCTCCGCACTGGAGAAGGCCAAGGGCGCCGGCGCGAAGATCATCTCGGTCAACCCCCTGCCCGAAGCCGGCATGGAGCGCTTCAAGAACCCCCAGACCCCGCAGGGCATGCTGAAGGGCACCGCGCTCAACGACCTCTTCCTCCAGATACGGATCGGCGGCGACCAGGCCCTCTTCCGGCTGCTCAACCGGCTCGTCCTGGAGACTCCCGGCGCCGTCGACGAGACCTTCATCGCCGAACACACCCACGGCTACGAGGAATTCGCCGCCGCCGCCCGCGCCGCCGACTGGGACGAGACCCTCGCCGCCACCGGCCTGGAGCGCGCCGACATCGAGCAGGCCCTCGCCCTGGTCCTCGCCTCCCGGCGCACCATCGTCTGCTGGGCCATGGGCCTCACCCAGCACAAGCACTCCGTGCCGACCATCCGCGAGGTCGTCAACTTCCTGCTCCTGCGCGGCAACATCGGCCGCCCCGGCGCCGGCGTCTGCCCCGTGCGCGGACACTCCAACGTCCAGGGCGACCGCACCATGGGCATCTTCGAGCGGCCCGCGCCCGCGTTCCTCGACGCCCTCGACCGCGAGTTCGGCATCACCTCACCGCGCCACCACGGCTATGACGTCGTACGGTCCATCGAAGCGCTCCGCGACGGCCGGGCCAAGGTCTTCTTCGCCATGGGCGGCAACTTCGTCGCCGCCACACCGGACACCGACGTCACCGAGGCCGCCATGCGCCGCGCCCGCCTCACCGTGCACGTCTCCACCAAACTCAACCGCTCGCACGCCGTGACCGGCACCCGCGCCCTCATCCTGCCCACCCTCGGCCGTACCGACAAGGACGTCCAGAAGGGCGGCCGGCAGGTCGTCACCGTCGAGGACTCGATGGGCATGGTGCACGTCTCCCGGGGCAACCTGCCGCCGGCGAGTCCCCATCTCCTCTCCGAACCCGCCATCGTCGCCCGGCTCGCCCGCGCCACCCTCGGACCCGCCTCCCGCACCCCCTGGGAGGACTTCGAGAAGGACTACGCCACCATCCGCGACCGGATCGCCCGCGTCATCCCCGGCTTCGAGGACTTCAACGCCCGCGTGGCGCGCCCCGGCGGCTTCGCCCTTCCGCACGCTCCCCGCGACGAACGCCGCTTCCCCACCGCCACTGGCAAGGCCAACTTCACGGCCGCGGCCGTCGAGTTCCCGGCGCTCCCCGCGGGCCGGCTGCTGCTCCAGACCCTGCGCTCGCACGACCAGTACAACACCACGATCTACGGCCTCGACGACCGCTACCGGGGCATCAAGGGCGGCCGGCGGATCGTCCTCGTCAACGCCCGGGACGCCGCCGAACTCGGCCTCGCCGACGGCTCGTACACGGATCTCGTCAGCGAGTGGAAGGACGGCGTCGAGCGGCGCGCGCCCGGCTTCCGGGTCGTCCACTACCCCACGGCGCGCGGCTGCGCCGCCGCGTACTACCCCGAGACCAATGTGCTCGTCCCGCTCGGTGCCACGGCCGACACCAGCAACACCCCCGCGAGCAAGTCCGTCGTCGTCCGCTTCGAACCGGGCGAGCGCGGGACACCGGACGGGGAAGAAAGCTGA
- a CDS encoding branched-chain amino acid ABC transporter permease, which translates to MNDLPQQLANGLLLGALYGLIAIGYTMVYGIVQLINFAHGEIFMIGGFGALTAFLILPSGTSLFVALPVMILMAMACSVLVAMGAERFAYRPLRGAPRLAPLITAIGLSIALQQAIWAFYPNAKKARPFPEFEGGRIDLGAFTIGRGDLFLLAAAPICMIALGVFVSKTRTGRAMQATSQDPDTAKLMGINTDRIIVTAFAIGAAFAAIAAVAHGLRYGNVDFRMGFIAGLKAFTAAVLGGIGNIYGAMIGGLVLGVAEAMATAYIENIPGMSQLGGGAWKDVWAFVLLILVLLLRPQGLLGQRVADRA; encoded by the coding sequence GTGAACGATCTGCCGCAGCAACTTGCCAACGGCCTGCTACTCGGCGCGCTGTACGGACTCATCGCAATCGGTTACACGATGGTCTATGGCATAGTCCAGCTCATCAACTTCGCCCACGGCGAGATATTCATGATCGGCGGCTTCGGAGCGCTGACCGCATTCCTCATCCTGCCGTCCGGCACCAGCCTGTTCGTCGCGCTCCCGGTCATGATCCTCATGGCCATGGCCTGCTCCGTGCTCGTCGCCATGGGCGCGGAACGCTTCGCGTACCGGCCCCTGCGCGGCGCACCCCGGCTGGCCCCGCTCATCACCGCGATCGGCCTCTCCATCGCACTCCAGCAAGCCATCTGGGCGTTCTACCCCAACGCCAAGAAGGCACGCCCCTTCCCCGAATTCGAAGGCGGCCGCATTGACCTCGGCGCCTTCACCATCGGCCGCGGCGACCTCTTCCTTCTCGCCGCCGCCCCCATCTGCATGATCGCCCTCGGCGTCTTCGTCTCCAAGACCCGCACCGGCCGCGCCATGCAGGCCACCTCGCAGGACCCCGACACCGCCAAGCTCATGGGCATCAACACCGACCGCATCATCGTCACCGCCTTCGCCATCGGCGCCGCCTTCGCCGCCATCGCCGCCGTCGCCCACGGCCTGCGCTACGGCAACGTCGACTTCCGCATGGGCTTCATCGCCGGACTCAAGGCGTTCACCGCCGCCGTGCTCGGCGGCATCGGCAATATCTACGGCGCCATGATCGGCGGCCTCGTCCTCGGCGTCGCCGAAGCCATGGCCACCGCCTACATAGAGAACATCCCCGGCATGTCCCAGCTCGGCGGCGGAGCCTGGAAGGACGTATGGGCCTTCGTCCTCCTCATCCTCGTCCTCCTGCTGCGGCCCCAGGGGTTGCTCGGCCAACGAGTAGCGGACAGGGCGTGA